Genomic DNA from Fimbriimonas ginsengisoli Gsoil 348:
ATCGAGTCCACGGCCTGCCGATCCGGGTAGGAGTTGGGACGACCACGCCGGCTCAGAATATAATCATCGGCAACATCGCCGGCCAGGTGCCGCCGAACTTCGGTGACGGCCCCGGATACCTTGTGGCGTACCCTGGCGACTACGCCGGCGGATCGCGCTTGTGGATCACCGGAAAAACGCCGGCGGGAATCTACGCGGCGCGTAATACGCTCGCGTACCCGGAGATGGTCGATCAGCTTCGCGGGTTCCGCGCATCGATTCCTGGCAATACCATCGCAGATGCCCGCCCGGCCACGACTCGGATCGGAACTTTTACGTTCACCGAACTGGGCACTCCGGTCATCACGATGAACGGCGCTTTCCATCAGCACGCTACCCTGACCGTTCAGCGGCCGGTGCGTGTTGATCTGGGACGCGATTCCTTCATCAATATCCGGTTCCGACACTCCGCTAGCCTGAACCCGCTTCGATCGATCCTGACGGTAAAGGTGAACGGCGTGCCGGTCTCCAGCGCACGGCTTGATGCCGACAACGCGAACGGCGGATTCATTAAGGCTCGAATTCCGGTCACCGAGCTTGCCAAGAATATTTGGCAGGTCGACCTCGAGGCGTACCACGACCTCGCCGCCGTCGACTGCTCCAAGACCTACGACGAAGTCGCCTGGACCGTCATCGAAGGCGAGAGCTCCTTCGAGCTGAACACCGGCCAACTGGGTGGTCGTCCTTACCTGGATGCCTTTCCTTACCTGGTCGGCCGCGACGGAATCGCGCCCCGACGAAGCATGATCTCGCTCTCGCCGAACGCGAACGAATCTCAGCTTTCCCTAGCCGCGGTGATCGCCGCGCGGGCCGCTCAGGTGAATCGCCACTCGTTCGATTGGGATGTCAAGTTTGGCGCTCTGCCCGATTCCAAGAACAGTTCGATCGCCATCGGGCACTACGACGAGGTATCGCGGTTCCAGCCAATTGCGAAACAGCTCCTTGTGTCGCCGCAAGGCAACGGCCATTTTGCTATCAATCCAAAGATTCGGGTGGTTAACGACGCTCTCAACGGAGGCGCCATCCTCCAGGCGATCAAGTCCCCCACAAACGAAGCCGGCGTGCTTTACGTGCTTCTCGGCGCCGACGACGCGGCGCTCGACCGGTTCGCCCGCCTGTTGGCGGATCCGAAGCGATCGTTGGCCCTGACGGGCGAAGCCGCCGTGTTGACGGCAGACGGGCAGCTTATTACGCTCAGCACGGTTTCCGACGCCGAGGTTGCCCAGAACCGCACGACCGAACAAGACCGCTATACGCCTAATATGCTCCTGATCATGACCAGCATCATCGTATTGGTCCTGCTCGGTATCTTCCTCGTCGCGAGAGCCTTCGTGAAGCGAACGCCGAAAACGCATGGGACGTCCGCCTAAGGGCGTCCCAGACTTGGGAAAATCGGCATGAGCGTTCGTGACATTCTTGTTATCCTCCGCGACCTGACCTACTGGCTCGCGTGGGTGGTGGGACTGATCTTCCTGTTCAGCGGTGTTCAGGACCTCGTCTACGACATCGGCGCGTACTCGCTCCGGCTCTTCCGCCGGATCTACTACCGAAAGCGTGAGCGTCTGACCCTGCCCCGTCTTCGAGATCGGGAGCAGCAGCGCATCGCCGTTATGGTTCCGGCGTGGAACGAGGGCGAAGTCGTGGGGATGATGGTTCAAAACATCATCGAGCGGGTCGAATACAAGAATTATCTGATCTTCGTGGGCACGTATCCCAACGATCAGCGAACTCAAGACGCCGTCAACCGCCTGGCCGCCCAGCACCCGCAGCTTATCAACGTCGTCAACCCAAAGAACGGGCCCACGACGAAAGCCGACTGTCTGAACAACGTCTACCGAACGATCAGGGCTTACGAGGATCAGGAAGGGATCAACTTCGACATCTTCGTGATGCACGATTCAGAGGACGTGGTGCACCCGCACTCGTTCATGCTCTTCAACTACCTTATCCCCCGGGTCGACGCCATCCAGCTTCCGATCCTTCCGCTGCCGACGCGCCACACCCGCGTTGTGCACTGGACGTATGCCGACGAGTTCTCTGAGACGCACATGAAGGACGTGCCCGTCCGCGAGAAGGTCTCGGGCTTCGTCCCCTTCGCGGGAACCGGCACCGGCTTCTCCCGGCGCGCATTTACCACCCTGGAAATGCAGGGGCGCGCCGTCTTCAACGAAGAGTCCATGACTGAGGACTACTCGATGTCGAAGCGCATGCGCGAGGCCGGTCTCACGATCGTTTTCGTGAACCTCGTGCTCGACAATCCCGATGTCAAGTACGCTCCTTGGGTACCGCTCTGCCGTCGGCCGGAGTTCATTTCCAACTGGGCGTTCTTCCCGATGGACTTCACCCGGTCGGTCCGCCAAAAGACGCGCTGGATCATCGGCATTTCGCTTCAAGAGTGGGAATCCACCGGTTGGAGCGGCGATCCTCGAATGATCGAGAACCTGATCAAGGATCGCAAGGTGTTCGTTTCGGCCGCCACCGCGCTGCTGGGCTACGTCCTCCTCACCTACTTCCTGCTGTTCTACATGGGTGAGAAAGGCGTCGTACCGTTCCAGCTGCTTCCCGTTATCGAAGAAGGCTCGACTCTCCACCGTCTCGTTCTAGTCGACACCTCGTTTATGGTGTTGCGCATGGTGCAGCGAGTGGTTTTCGTCGGCATGGTCTACGGCGCTACCGCCGGACTGCTTTCGATTCCGCGCCTTGCGATCAGCAATATCGTCAACGGCCTCGCGGCTTACCGCGCCCTCCAGACCTTCGCCCGAGCGAGACAAGGCAAGACGGCTGTACGATGGGATAACACCGACCACTTAGAAGGAGTTGGCACGATGCCCTCCGCCCAGGTAGAGCGCGTCCACAACATCCGGTCCACGGAGATCACACCCACTGCCACGATCCTGCAGCGTCTACGATCCGACGATCCGGCAGTTGTGGTATCCGGACTGGAAGTGATCCCGAAGGACCTCCGCGGCGCGGACCGGGACGCCGTACTGCAGTCGCTTTACGATATTGCGAACCACAAGGACACTTCGGTCCGCGCGGCTTTCGCCCGCGTCATGGGCTTCCTAACATGGCCCGAGCTCACGCTTACCGTGCTCTCCGTCCTACACGACCGAAAGTGGGTCGTCCGGGCGAACTGTGCCAAGGCGCTCCTGAAGTATCCGAACTTTGAGGCCCTGGTCGAGAGCGCCCTCATGGAGCACGATCCCCTCGTTCGTGAGATTCTCGTGCGAAGCATCGAACAGAACCGACTTAGGCAAGAGACGCTGCTTCCGAAGCTCAGCGACCCGAACCTTGCCGCTACCCGAACCGCCCTCGTCAACGATTCATCGCTCATTAGGGAGATGTACCTACGAGAAGTAGGAATGACTTGGGATGAGTACATGGAAACTGAGCTCCAAGCCGCATAAGGTCGCACAAAAAAGGGACTTGGCCTGTCACAAATACCAGGTGCAGCGATCGCACCTGGGGAGACAATGCTCGGTATATTTCTGACCTTCGTGTTGATGTCGTTTTTCGGTATTCCGTTTTTCTGGTGGATCTTTGCCAACGGAAATCAGCAGAGCCGCCGGGCCATGGACCGCAAGAGCGCTCAGACTGTCCGAATCGGACGCCGGGCCCACAACCTCCGTCCATAAACCAGAAGTCTTGTCAACCGCCGGCTTCTAAAAGGCGTGG
This window encodes:
- a CDS encoding cellulose biosynthesis cyclic di-GMP-binding regulatory protein BcsB, which gives rise to MTKFLKRRSCSLLVGAAALMLASGALAQSASSTPTGKGTKTYNIPLLPEGTAFSQPTNQWSYFFELRPGVQLTGNEYVELNYSCSPTLVEGLGSLTILLNGTPVDSRKTGGKAPQGQWRVTLPLKLFKQGFNELKIVSRQRSTDGPCQDLDNHGNWIRFNEGNRLHLERREPMAFPLYSYPFPFLDTLSTDVVQSRWVIPNGADPSLVSEMLGLASDWGELDRVHGLPIRVGVGTTTPAQNIIIGNIAGQVPPNFGDGPGYLVAYPGDYAGGSRLWITGKTPAGIYAARNTLAYPEMVDQLRGFRASIPGNTIADARPATTRIGTFTFTELGTPVITMNGAFHQHATLTVQRPVRVDLGRDSFINIRFRHSASLNPLRSILTVKVNGVPVSSARLDADNANGGFIKARIPVTELAKNIWQVDLEAYHDLAAVDCSKTYDEVAWTVIEGESSFELNTGQLGGRPYLDAFPYLVGRDGIAPRRSMISLSPNANESQLSLAAVIAARAAQVNRHSFDWDVKFGALPDSKNSSIAIGHYDEVSRFQPIAKQLLVSPQGNGHFAINPKIRVVNDALNGGAILQAIKSPTNEAGVLYVLLGADDAALDRFARLLADPKRSLALTGEAAVLTADGQLITLSTVSDAEVAQNRTTEQDRYTPNMLLIMTSIIVLVLLGIFLVARAFVKRTPKTHGTSA
- a CDS encoding glycosyltransferase; this translates as MSVRDILVILRDLTYWLAWVVGLIFLFSGVQDLVYDIGAYSLRLFRRIYYRKRERLTLPRLRDREQQRIAVMVPAWNEGEVVGMMVQNIIERVEYKNYLIFVGTYPNDQRTQDAVNRLAAQHPQLINVVNPKNGPTTKADCLNNVYRTIRAYEDQEGINFDIFVMHDSEDVVHPHSFMLFNYLIPRVDAIQLPILPLPTRHTRVVHWTYADEFSETHMKDVPVREKVSGFVPFAGTGTGFSRRAFTTLEMQGRAVFNEESMTEDYSMSKRMREAGLTIVFVNLVLDNPDVKYAPWVPLCRRPEFISNWAFFPMDFTRSVRQKTRWIIGISLQEWESTGWSGDPRMIENLIKDRKVFVSAATALLGYVLLTYFLLFYMGEKGVVPFQLLPVIEEGSTLHRLVLVDTSFMVLRMVQRVVFVGMVYGATAGLLSIPRLAISNIVNGLAAYRALQTFARARQGKTAVRWDNTDHLEGVGTMPSAQVERVHNIRSTEITPTATILQRLRSDDPAVVVSGLEVIPKDLRGADRDAVLQSLYDIANHKDTSVRAAFARVMGFLTWPELTLTVLSVLHDRKWVVRANCAKALLKYPNFEALVESALMEHDPLVREILVRSIEQNRLRQETLLPKLSDPNLAATRTALVNDSSLIREMYLREVGMTWDEYMETELQAA